Proteins from a genomic interval of Leifsonia shinshuensis:
- a CDS encoding carbohydrate ABC transporter permease: MKLSSPNGIALKWTANILLLLIGVVFVLPLVWVVLASFDGGATLSVAWPKQWTLENFQKVLTPELAFLPLWNSLLLSAGCAIVTVVIAVLAAYPLSRYRNRFNRPFLYAILFGTCLPITAMMVPVYSLFVSLNLIDSLGGTILFMAASSLPMAIWMTKNFVDSVPISLEEAAWVDGASSMKTLWTVVVPLVRPGIAVVFIYVFVAAWGNFFVPFVLLLSPGNQPAAVSIFTFFGQYGAVAYGQLAAYSLIYSVPVIALYVIVSRALGGSSALAGAVKG; encoded by the coding sequence ATGAAGCTCTCGTCGCCCAACGGCATCGCTCTCAAGTGGACGGCCAACATCCTGCTGCTGCTCATCGGCGTGGTCTTCGTGCTGCCGCTGGTCTGGGTGGTGCTCGCCTCGTTCGACGGCGGCGCGACCCTCTCCGTCGCGTGGCCGAAGCAGTGGACGCTGGAGAACTTCCAGAAGGTGCTGACGCCGGAGCTGGCGTTCCTGCCGCTGTGGAACAGCCTCCTGCTGTCGGCCGGCTGCGCGATCGTCACCGTGGTGATCGCCGTGCTCGCCGCCTACCCGCTGTCCCGTTACCGCAACCGGTTCAACCGGCCGTTCCTCTACGCCATCCTGTTCGGGACCTGTCTGCCGATCACGGCGATGATGGTGCCGGTCTACAGCCTGTTCGTGTCGCTCAACCTGATCGACTCGCTCGGTGGGACGATCCTGTTCATGGCGGCGTCGTCGCTCCCCATGGCGATCTGGATGACGAAGAACTTCGTCGACTCCGTGCCGATCTCCCTCGAGGAGGCGGCCTGGGTCGACGGGGCGTCGAGCATGAAGACGCTCTGGACCGTCGTCGTCCCGCTCGTGCGTCCGGGCATCGCCGTCGTGTTCATCTACGTGTTCGTCGCGGCGTGGGGGAACTTCTTCGTCCCGTTCGTGCTGCTGCTCAGCCCCGGCAACCAGCCGGCCGCGGTGAGCATCTTCACGTTCTTCGGGCAGTACGGGGCCGTCGCCTACGGTCAGCTCGCCGCCTACTCGCTCATCTACTCCGTCCCCGTCATCGCGCTCTACGTGATCGTGTCCCGAGCGCTCGGCGGTTCGTCCGCGCTCGCCGGCGCGGTCAAGGGCTAG
- a CDS encoding alpha-mannosidase produces MYQQNQLAELRVDRFVRERLTPALERAAVPVTVEAWEVPDEPVPFAQAVQGPFEPFAVGRPWGRPWGTVWFRVTGTVPAEWQAAPDEVELVVDLGFSAGQVGFQAEGLVWATDGTILKALEPLNNYVRLQAAPGESFELFVEAASNPDVGSDWSFRPTPVGRKSTAPTDSIYTLRRVDVVHRDREVWELIQDIFTVRTLAAELPATSPRRAALFAALEDAVTAVDPFDVGATAAAGREALAAVLASPAAATAHRVFAVGHAHIDSAWLWPVRETIRKCARTFSNVLDLMDQDPGFVFACSSAQQFAWMQRFYPELFERIRVRVAEGRFVPVGGMWVESDTNLPGSEAMARQFVEGKRFFLEEFGYEPREVWLPDSFGYSGALPQIAREAGMDHFLTQKISWNETNRFPHHTFEWEGIDGTRIFTHFPPVDTYNSILSGGELAHAEQNFADKGRANTSLVPFGFGDGGGGPTREMVAAAARTADLEGSPTVRIAAPSAFFAAARAEFDPAPVWAGELYLEFHRGTYTSQARTKQGNRRSEALLHEAELWAATAAVRTGAAYPAEELREAWRTVLLQQFHDILPGSSIGWVHDQAVENYAEVARSLEDVIGRSLAALAAEDEHESAAAAVANASPFAVDGIAPGGAGVPSRGADARVERDGDGFRLVNDRIAVTVDAEGLIPSIVEVATGRQAVPAGARANLLQLFRDTPTQWDAWDVDIEYRLSGEDLTRVESLDVAAETPEAVSLRLVRRFGASTVTQTLTLAAGSSALDIETHVDWHERQRMLKLGFPVDVHTASARSEIQFGHIERPTHTNTSWDVARFETSAHRWVHVSEPGFGVGIANDVSYGHDITRHSRDGGGTYSLVRQTLLRAPLFPDPEADQGEHTLRSSIVVGGADAAIEAGYRLNLPLRPAAAAVEPLVASSSPAVVVETVKLAEDGSGDVVVRLYEAHGSRAESTLAVGFPYQRIQRTDLLERETGAGTTTLALRPFELVTLRFVRG; encoded by the coding sequence TTGTACCAGCAGAACCAGCTCGCCGAGTTGCGGGTCGACCGTTTCGTCCGCGAGCGCCTGACGCCCGCCCTCGAGCGGGCGGCCGTGCCGGTGACCGTGGAGGCGTGGGAGGTGCCGGACGAGCCGGTGCCGTTCGCGCAGGCGGTGCAGGGCCCGTTCGAGCCCTTCGCCGTCGGCCGGCCGTGGGGGCGGCCGTGGGGCACGGTCTGGTTCCGCGTGACCGGGACGGTCCCGGCCGAGTGGCAGGCCGCTCCCGACGAGGTGGAGCTCGTGGTGGACCTCGGCTTCTCGGCGGGCCAGGTGGGATTCCAGGCCGAGGGTCTGGTCTGGGCGACGGACGGGACGATCCTGAAGGCGCTGGAGCCGCTCAACAACTACGTGCGCCTCCAAGCGGCGCCGGGGGAGTCGTTCGAACTGTTCGTGGAGGCGGCCTCCAACCCCGACGTGGGATCGGACTGGTCGTTCCGGCCGACGCCGGTCGGCCGCAAGTCGACCGCGCCGACGGACTCCATCTACACGCTGCGGCGGGTGGACGTCGTCCACCGCGACCGGGAGGTGTGGGAGCTGATCCAGGACATCTTCACCGTCCGGACCCTCGCCGCCGAGCTCCCGGCGACCTCCCCGCGCCGCGCCGCCCTGTTCGCCGCGCTGGAGGACGCGGTGACCGCCGTCGACCCGTTCGACGTCGGCGCGACCGCCGCCGCCGGCCGGGAGGCGCTCGCCGCTGTGCTGGCCTCGCCCGCGGCGGCGACCGCCCACCGGGTGTTCGCGGTCGGCCACGCCCACATCGACTCCGCCTGGCTGTGGCCGGTGCGCGAGACGATCCGCAAGTGCGCGCGCACCTTCTCCAACGTCCTCGACCTCATGGACCAGGACCCGGGCTTCGTGTTCGCCTGCTCGTCGGCGCAGCAGTTCGCCTGGATGCAGCGGTTCTACCCCGAGCTGTTCGAGCGCATCCGCGTGCGCGTCGCCGAGGGCCGGTTCGTCCCGGTCGGCGGGATGTGGGTCGAGTCGGACACCAACCTGCCCGGCTCGGAGGCGATGGCCCGCCAGTTCGTGGAGGGCAAGCGGTTCTTCCTGGAGGAGTTCGGCTACGAGCCGCGCGAGGTCTGGCTGCCGGACTCGTTCGGCTACTCGGGCGCCCTGCCGCAGATCGCCCGGGAGGCCGGGATGGACCACTTCCTCACCCAGAAGATCTCCTGGAACGAGACCAACAGGTTCCCGCACCACACCTTCGAGTGGGAGGGCATCGACGGGACGCGCATCTTCACGCACTTCCCGCCGGTCGACACCTACAACTCCATCCTCTCCGGGGGCGAGCTGGCGCACGCCGAGCAGAACTTCGCCGACAAGGGCCGCGCGAACACCTCGCTCGTGCCGTTCGGGTTCGGGGACGGCGGCGGCGGCCCCACCCGGGAGATGGTGGCCGCGGCCGCCCGCACGGCCGATCTGGAGGGCTCGCCGACCGTGCGGATCGCGGCGCCGTCGGCGTTCTTCGCCGCCGCGCGCGCCGAGTTCGACCCGGCGCCGGTCTGGGCGGGGGAGCTCTACCTGGAGTTCCACCGCGGCACCTACACGTCGCAGGCGCGCACCAAGCAGGGCAACCGCCGCAGCGAGGCGCTGCTGCACGAAGCCGAGCTGTGGGCGGCGACCGCCGCCGTGCGGACCGGTGCCGCCTATCCGGCGGAGGAGCTGCGGGAGGCCTGGCGGACGGTGCTGCTGCAGCAGTTCCACGACATCCTGCCCGGCTCGTCGATCGGCTGGGTGCACGACCAGGCGGTCGAGAACTACGCCGAGGTGGCGCGCAGCCTGGAGGACGTGATCGGGAGGTCGCTGGCGGCGCTCGCCGCAGAAGACGAGCACGAGTCTGCCGCCGCCGCCGTCGCCAACGCGTCGCCGTTCGCGGTGGACGGGATCGCGCCCGGCGGCGCCGGCGTCCCCTCGCGCGGCGCGGACGCCCGGGTCGAGCGCGACGGCGACGGCTTCCGGCTCGTCAACGACCGGATCGCCGTCACGGTCGACGCCGAGGGCCTCATCCCGTCGATCGTGGAGGTCGCGACCGGCCGGCAGGCCGTCCCCGCCGGCGCCCGCGCGAACCTCCTCCAGCTCTTCCGGGACACTCCCACGCAGTGGGACGCCTGGGACGTCGACATCGAGTACCGGCTGTCCGGCGAGGACCTCACGCGCGTGGAGTCCCTCGACGTGGCCGCCGAGACCCCGGAGGCGGTGTCGCTGCGGCTGGTCCGGCGGTTCGGCGCCTCGACCGTCACGCAGACGCTGACCCTCGCAGCGGGCTCGTCCGCGCTCGACATCGAGACCCACGTGGACTGGCACGAGCGGCAGCGGATGCTGAAGCTCGGCTTCCCGGTCGACGTGCACACCGCATCGGCGCGGTCCGAGATCCAGTTCGGGCACATCGAGCGGCCGACGCACACCAACACCAGCTGGGACGTCGCCCGCTTCGAGACCAGCGCGCACCGCTGGGTGCACGTCTCCGAGCCCGGTTTCGGCGTGGGCATCGCGAACGACGTCAGCTACGGCCACGACATCACCCGGCACTCCCGCGACGGAGGCGGGACGTACTCGCTGGTGCGCCAGACGCTGCTGCGCGCCCCGCTCTTCCCCGACCCCGAGGCCGACCAGGGCGAGCACACGCTGCGCAGCTCGATCGTGGTCGGCGGGGCGGACGCGGCGATCGAGGCCGGCTACCGGCTCAACCTCCCGCTGCGCCCGGCCGCCGCGGCCGTCGAGCCGCTTGTGGCCTCCTCCTCGCCCGCCGTGGTGGTGGAGACGGTGAAGCTCGCCGAGGATGGCTCCGGCGACGTCGTCGTGCGGCTCTACGAGGCGCACGGGTCGCGGGCCGAGTCCACGCTCGCCGTCGGGTTCCCGTACCAGCGGATCCAGCGCACCGACCTCCTGGAGCGCGAGACCGGCGCGGGCACGACGACGCTCGCGCTGCGCCCCTTCGAACTCGTCACGCTGCGGTTCGTCCGCGGCTGA
- a CDS encoding ABC transporter permease subunit, producing the protein MTSTLDAVGSDARGRTTPVRPQRGPKTRSRAHARRSLARAVPLVPAIGLLVVFLVGPILSSFYGSFTNMSLTGSSAASAEWVGLQNYIDLFKSPDFPVSVWLTLVFLIGSAVIGQNVVGMALALLMRSGSRWVGALVSTFVVGAWVLPEIVAAFASYAFFSQHGTLNAILAAFGIVGPSWLFAFPMLSIILANTWRGAAFSMLVYSAALQEVPPEITEAAEVDGANGAKRFFLVTLPMIRRSISTNLMLITLQTLSVFTLIYVMTGGGPGNKSMTLPVLAYQEAFKFSELGYGTAIATILLLVGAVFAIVYVRALKTEVD; encoded by the coding sequence GTGACCTCCACCCTGGATGCCGTCGGCTCCGACGCGCGCGGCCGGACCACCCCGGTCCGGCCGCAGCGCGGGCCGAAGACACGTTCGCGCGCACACGCCCGGCGCTCCCTCGCCCGGGCCGTCCCCCTGGTCCCGGCCATCGGCCTGCTGGTCGTCTTCCTGGTCGGGCCGATCCTGTCGTCGTTCTACGGCTCCTTCACGAACATGTCGCTCACCGGCTCCTCGGCCGCGTCGGCGGAGTGGGTAGGCCTCCAGAACTACATCGACCTGTTCAAGAGCCCGGACTTCCCGGTCTCGGTCTGGCTGACGCTGGTGTTCCTGATCGGCTCGGCGGTCATCGGCCAGAACGTGGTCGGCATGGCGCTCGCGCTGCTGATGCGCAGCGGCAGCCGCTGGGTCGGCGCGCTGGTCTCGACCTTCGTGGTCGGCGCCTGGGTGCTGCCGGAGATCGTCGCGGCGTTCGCCTCGTACGCGTTCTTCAGCCAGCACGGCACGCTCAACGCCATCCTGGCCGCGTTCGGGATCGTCGGGCCCTCGTGGCTGTTCGCCTTCCCGATGCTGTCGATCATCCTCGCCAACACCTGGCGCGGCGCGGCGTTCTCGATGCTGGTCTACTCGGCGGCGCTGCAGGAGGTCCCGCCCGAGATCACCGAGGCCGCCGAGGTCGACGGCGCCAACGGGGCCAAGCGGTTCTTCCTGGTCACGCTGCCGATGATCCGGCGCAGCATCTCCACGAACCTCATGCTGATCACGCTGCAGACGCTCTCGGTCTTCACGCTCATCTACGTGATGACCGGCGGCGGCCCGGGCAACAAGAGCATGACCCTGCCGGTGCTGGCCTACCAGGAGGCGTTCAAGTTCTCCGAGCTCGGCTACGGCACGGCCATCGCGACCATCCTGCTGCTCGTCGGCGCGGTCTTCGCGATCGTCTACGTGCGCGCCCTCAAGACGGAGGTGGACTGA
- a CDS encoding response regulator transcription factor, with product MAVGTWRRRVLVVEDHALMRSLVADAFAQRGFEISTAPSAVEALRLVDSADPDLLVTDIDLGSRPNGVELATILRERAPHIAVMFLSNLSREAAAAQARDTVEGASFVNKGAIGSVAELVDAAEAVLADRPVEHLSGASGAQGALLRLSPAQRETTRLLAAGLTNAEIARRRGVSVRAVEKSVERVFQALGLTGDDGIAPRVAAATLYTATFGDPEAGL from the coding sequence GTGGCGGTCGGTACGTGGCGGAGGCGGGTCCTGGTGGTCGAAGACCACGCCCTGATGCGCTCGCTCGTCGCCGACGCCTTCGCGCAGCGCGGCTTCGAGATCAGCACGGCCCCCTCAGCGGTCGAGGCGCTGCGCCTCGTCGACTCCGCCGACCCCGACCTGCTGGTGACCGACATCGACCTGGGGTCGCGCCCGAACGGCGTCGAGCTCGCGACCATCCTGCGCGAACGGGCGCCGCACATCGCGGTGATGTTCCTGAGCAACCTGTCGCGGGAGGCCGCCGCCGCGCAGGCGCGGGACACGGTCGAGGGCGCCTCGTTCGTCAACAAGGGAGCGATCGGCTCCGTCGCCGAGCTGGTCGACGCCGCGGAGGCGGTCCTCGCAGACCGCCCCGTCGAGCACCTCTCCGGCGCCAGCGGAGCGCAGGGCGCCCTGCTCCGGCTCAGCCCGGCGCAGCGGGAGACGACCCGGCTGCTCGCCGCCGGGCTCACCAACGCCGAGATCGCACGGCGCCGCGGCGTCTCCGTGCGCGCAGTCGAGAAGAGCGTCGAGCGGGTCTTCCAGGCGCTCGGGCTCACCGGTGACGACGGCATCGCGCCGCGGGTGGCGGCCGCGACCCTCTACACCGCGACCTTCGGGGACCCGGAGGCGGGCTTGTGA